The nucleotide sequence AAAAGGAGAAGAAAGGATGAAGGATGCTGCCTCGGGAAATGGGCCGGTAGAGGCAATTTATGAAACCTTGGAGAGAATTATAGGGTTAAAGGGCAAACTTAGTTCTTACCGTATAAAGGCGATTACTGAAGGAAAAGATGCTTTAGGCGAGGTCTCTATAAGGGTGAAATTTCCCGATATAAAGAGAGACATTTCAGGTCGAGGAATAGCGGTAGATATTATTGAGGCATCGGCTAAGGCTTATATTAATGCTTTAAATAAAGCTTTAGTGTATAAAAGAAGTGAGTGAAGAGAGAAATTTGTGCGCTATATGTGCATGGAGACACACCTGTAAGAAGAGATTTCTTTCTAAGGGCGTTGTTTTAAATTGCCCTGATTTTGTAAGGGATGTGACGATTAAAGGAGAAATAAAGGAAGATAATAAGGATGCAACAAAAAATAAAGGAACAGCTTCTTAATGTAAGCATAAGTTTATGTAAGGAGTTAGAAAAAGCTGTCCTGCTCTTTTACTATCAAGATGTGGGGTTAGATTGTAATGGTATAAAAGATATAGGCAGTGACATTAAAAAGATTATTGTTCTAAGGGAAAGTGAAGATATAGACCTGAAAGAACTAAAGGATGCAGGAGGTGTGATATCTGTTCCTTCTATAAAAATTACCCGTATAAACAAGGTAAAATTGGCTTTGATGATTGCTTTATCTTCAGGCTTGCTAAAAATGGATGAAACGGTTGTCTGTCTTTTGGGAGGAGCGGATGGACAGGTGGACAGCTTGTTTTGCATAGATATGGCGACTGAGAATGAGTTTCTATTCTCAGCGAGAGATATCAAGTTAGGGTTGGATATAAAGGGAGAAATTTTTGAGAAGGTTTTATCTATTGCTTTGGATTTAGCTTCTATGGGAAGAGAAGGAAGAGTGATAGGAACGATATTCATGTTGGGAGATGCGGAGAAGGTGATGAGTTATTCCAGGCAGATGATATTTAACCCATTTAAGGGTTATGCTGAGGATGAAAGGAATATACTAACGAATGATCTTTCTGATACATTAAAGGAGTATAGTTTGTTGGATGGAGCAATAGTGATTGATGGGGGAGGCGTGATTGTTTCAGCTGGTGCTTATCTTGCTTCTCCTGTAAGTGTTGGTGATTTACCTAAGGGTTTAGGTTCCAGGCATATGGCTGCGGCTTCCATGACTGCTTCAACAAATGCTGTGGCTATAGTTGTTTCTGCATCTACGGGTGATGTATCTATATTTAAAAAAGGCAAAATGATTATGCGTATTGAGAGGTCTTCTTAAATGACAATTTTAGATGGGAAGACGCTTTCTCAAGAAGTAATGGAAGATATAAAGGTAGAGGTGTTAAATTACAAGAAGAATGGCATTGTTCCTGGGCTGGCCGTGATTTTAGTGGGGGATAACCCTGCTTCTCTGCTCTATGTGAATATGAAAACAAAAGCCTGTGAGCAGGTAGGTATATATTCCATAAATCATCGTTTGCCCAAAGAGATAACAGAGGGAAAATTATTGTCAGTTATTAGGACACTAAATGAAAATCCGATGGTTCACGGTATTCTTATTCAGCTTCCTCTACCTGAACATATAGATGAAAATCGGGTATTGGAGGAAGTGGCTCCTTATAAGGATGTGGACGGGTTTCATCCTTACAATATGGGAAGGCTGGCAAGAGGGAATCCGTGTTTTACTTCCTGTACCGCTTTAGGTATTATGAAACTTTTAGAAGCTTATAGTATAGAGGTGAAAGGGAAAGATGTAGTTATCGTTGGTGCGGGTAATATGACAGGAAAACCAATGGCTCTTCTATTGCTCAACCAGAATGCGACAGTGCAGGTATGTCATATTTTTACTGCAAATCTTAGAGATAAGATAGCTACTGCAGATATTGTAATTTCAGCGGTAGGCAAAAATGGACTCATAAATGGAGATATGATTAAAGAAAGGGCTGTGGTGATAGATGTAGGTATTAAGAAAATGGGCGATAGAGTGGTAGGCGATGTGGATTTTGAAAGTGTTTCTCCTAAAGCATCTTTTATCACCCCTGTTCCTGGGGGGGTAGGGCCTATGACCATTGCCATGCTTCTCCATAATACATTAAAGGCTGTTTCTTTAAGTTTGAGCAAGAAATAGCTTATTGACAAACGCTTCATGTTTCCTTGACAATTCTCTGTGAGAATTGCAAGGAAAGTACGATAAATTAACTTTATCGTACTTTCCTTGAATATAAAAATCTTAAGTATATAATTAGAAAATGCAGTATGATATTGAAGAGAGAACAAGAGAGATTATCAAGCCGCTCGTTGAGACAAGGAAGATTTCTATTTATGATATATTATTTTTGAAACGAGGGAGATATGGAGTTTTGCGCATATATATAGACAAGCCAGGTGGAGTGACCGTTGGTGATTGTGTACGAATAAGCAGGGAGGTAAGTATGGTTTTAAGTGTGGAAGATTTTATTGATGAACCTTATACATTGGAGGTTTCCTCTCCTGGCATAAATCGGATACTTAGAACAAAAGAGCATTTTGTACAAAATGTGGGAAATGATATAATGGTTCATGCCGAGGAACCTATAGGAGGGCAGAGAAACTTCAGCGGACGCTTAGAAGATGTGGATGAGGGGGATATAATCATTCGTTCAAAGGATGGTGTAGTATACAGGATACCGTTAAACGCGATTAAAAAAGCTCATCTGGTAGGCATTGTTTAGGGGGCATTAATGAAAGGGTTATTTGAATTGGCTGCAAGTATTGCCAAAGAACATGATCTTTCTATAGATGAGCTTTTGGATGTTATTAAAGATGCAATGAAGGCTGCAGCACAAAGGAAATTCGGCGAAGACATTCCCGTAGAGGTTGTAGTTGATAAGGAAAAGGGATTATTCCAACTATATGTGGAAAAAAAAGTGGTATCACATCCTCAGAGTGCAGGTGAGATATCTTTATCTGAGGCGAAAAATTATAAAGAAAATGCTCGCAGGGGAAGTAAACTAAAAGTACTTATTGATCCAAAGGAAATGGGAAGAATAGCGGCTGCAACAGCTGAGAATGCAGTCCTTAAAATGTTTAAGGAAGCAGAAAGGCGTTCAACTTTCGAAGAATATGAAAAGAAAGAAGGGAAGATTATAACAGGTACAGTTTGGAGCGTTGATGTTCACGGTAATATAATTGTGGATTTTAAAAATACAATGGGGGTATTGCCACAACGAGAACAATCGCCAGCGGATAAGTTTATTGTTGGCGATATTATAAGGGTATACCTTTTAAGTGTAAGAAGAGAGGCGAGAGGTGTGAAGCTTATTCTTTCGCGAACTCATCCTGGTTTTGTAAGGGAATTATTTGTTAAAGAAGTGCCGGAGGTAAGAGACGGGGGAGTGGAGATAAAGGCTGTTGCGAGAGGACCTGGGCAGAGAACAAAAGTGGCTGTTTATGCTAAAGATTCACGCATTGACCCTGTGGGTACATGTGTGGGGTCCAGGGGCGTGCGCATAACGGCTGTGGTGAAAGAATTAGGTGATGAAAAAATAGATGTAATAAAGTGGTCGCACAATGCCTCGGTTTTAATAGCAAACAGCATTTCTCCTGCCAGGGCATTGGCTGTGGAGATAGATGAAGAGAATAGAAAAGCACTGGTGGTTGTTACTGATGAAGATTTTCCTATTGCTATTGGCAAAAAAGGGATAAATGCAAGACTGGCAGCCAAACTTACCGGTTATAATATAGATATTGTGAAGAGTTCCGAATATAATTGGAAAGAGGAAGGCGAAGAGGAAGAAGAAGAGATAGTAAAAGAATTTTGTCAATTGAAAGGAATAGGAGAAAAAGTGGCAGAGACCCTTTATAATGCTGGATACGAAAGTGTTGATGATTTGAAAAGAGCGGGCAAAAAGGCGCTTTTAAATATAAAAGGCTTGGGTAAAAAGAGGGGTAATTTAATATGGGAGCATATCACTCGTGGCGAGGAGACTTAAATGGGAAAGGTAAGAATATACAGTATTGCTCAAAGGCTCAATATAAAAAGTTCGGTTGTTATAGATTATTTGGAGAAAAAGGGTATAAAAGCGGCTAACCATTTTAGCACGATAGATGA is from Deltaproteobacteria bacterium and encodes:
- a CDS encoding diadenylate cyclase: MQQKIKEQLLNVSISLCKELEKAVLLFYYQDVGLDCNGIKDIGSDIKKIIVLRESEDIDLKELKDAGGVISVPSIKITRINKVKLALMIALSSGLLKMDETVVCLLGGADGQVDSLFCIDMATENEFLFSARDIKLGLDIKGEIFEKVLSIALDLASMGREGRVIGTIFMLGDAEKVMSYSRQMIFNPFKGYAEDERNILTNDLSDTLKEYSLLDGAIVIDGGGVIVSAGAYLASPVSVGDLPKGLGSRHMAAASMTASTNAVAIVVSASTGDVSIFKKGKMIMRIERSS
- the folD gene encoding bifunctional methylenetetrahydrofolate dehydrogenase/methenyltetrahydrofolate cyclohydrolase FolD, whose protein sequence is MTILDGKTLSQEVMEDIKVEVLNYKKNGIVPGLAVILVGDNPASLLYVNMKTKACEQVGIYSINHRLPKEITEGKLLSVIRTLNENPMVHGILIQLPLPEHIDENRVLEEVAPYKDVDGFHPYNMGRLARGNPCFTSCTALGIMKLLEAYSIEVKGKDVVIVGAGNMTGKPMALLLLNQNATVQVCHIFTANLRDKIATADIVISAVGKNGLINGDMIKERAVVIDVGIKKMGDRVVGDVDFESVSPKASFITPVPGGVGPMTIAMLLHNTLKAVSLSLSKK
- a CDS encoding ribosome maturation factor RimP, encoding MQYDIEERTREIIKPLVETRKISIYDILFLKRGRYGVLRIYIDKPGGVTVGDCVRISREVSMVLSVEDFIDEPYTLEVSSPGINRILRTKEHFVQNVGNDIMVHAEEPIGGQRNFSGRLEDVDEGDIIIRSKDGVVYRIPLNAIKKAHLVGIV
- the nusA gene encoding transcription termination/antitermination protein NusA, with product MKGLFELAASIAKEHDLSIDELLDVIKDAMKAAAQRKFGEDIPVEVVVDKEKGLFQLYVEKKVVSHPQSAGEISLSEAKNYKENARRGSKLKVLIDPKEMGRIAAATAENAVLKMFKEAERRSTFEEYEKKEGKIITGTVWSVDVHGNIIVDFKNTMGVLPQREQSPADKFIVGDIIRVYLLSVRREARGVKLILSRTHPGFVRELFVKEVPEVRDGGVEIKAVARGPGQRTKVAVYAKDSRIDPVGTCVGSRGVRITAVVKELGDEKIDVIKWSHNASVLIANSISPARALAVEIDEENRKALVVVTDEDFPIAIGKKGINARLAAKLTGYNIDIVKSSEYNWKEEGEEEEEEIVKEFCQLKGIGEKVAETLYNAGYESVDDLKRAGKKALLNIKGLGKKRGNLIWEHITRGEET